In a genomic window of Demequina muriae:
- a CDS encoding SPFH domain-containing protein, giving the protein MDPVQIAIAAAAVVLVLFVITAIARAIQIVPQAETRVVERLGRYARTLQAGMHLLIPFVDQVRQKVDMREQVVSFPPQSVITSDNLVVEIDTVIYFQVTDARAAVYEIANYIVGMQQLTVTTIRNVIGTMDLEQTLTSRDQINGQLRTVLDEATGKWGIRVGRVELKAIDPPVSVKDSMEKQMRAERDRRAAILTAEGVKQSQILTAEGQKQSAILKAEGDAQAAILTAEGEARAILQVFDAIHEGDADSKLLAYQYLQMLPEIAKNESNKVWFVPTEFTGALKSISAAFGAEEAAEPLTRDHERGKDRKSKITSALVDPAEALRLAKQEVADATSDATEAGTTSGRPFNPDAEKGQQ; this is encoded by the coding sequence ATGGATCCAGTCCAGATCGCGATCGCCGCCGCGGCGGTCGTCCTCGTCCTATTCGTCATTACGGCGATCGCCCGCGCGATTCAGATCGTGCCGCAGGCAGAGACCCGCGTGGTGGAGCGGCTCGGCCGCTACGCCCGCACACTGCAGGCGGGCATGCACCTCCTCATTCCGTTCGTCGACCAGGTGCGTCAGAAGGTCGACATGCGCGAGCAGGTCGTGTCCTTCCCCCCGCAGTCCGTGATCACGTCGGACAACCTTGTCGTCGAGATCGACACCGTCATCTACTTCCAGGTCACCGACGCTCGCGCGGCGGTCTACGAGATCGCCAACTACATCGTCGGCATGCAGCAGCTGACCGTGACGACCATCCGTAACGTCATCGGCACCATGGACCTCGAGCAGACGCTGACCAGCCGTGACCAGATCAACGGCCAGCTGCGCACCGTGCTGGACGAGGCCACCGGCAAGTGGGGCATCCGTGTGGGACGCGTCGAGCTCAAGGCCATCGACCCGCCCGTGTCCGTCAAGGACTCGATGGAGAAGCAGATGCGCGCCGAGCGTGACCGTCGCGCCGCGATCCTGACCGCCGAGGGCGTCAAGCAGTCACAGATTCTCACCGCCGAGGGACAGAAGCAGTCGGCGATCCTGAAGGCCGAGGGTGACGCGCAGGCCGCGATCCTCACGGCCGAGGGTGAGGCCCGCGCGATCCTTCAGGTGTTCGACGCCATCCACGAGGGCGACGCCGACTCCAAGCTGCTCGCCTACCAGTACCTGCAGATGCTCCCCGAGATCGCCAAGAACGAGTCGAACAAGGTGTGGTTCGTGCCCACCGAGTTCACGGGCGCGCTGAAGTCGATCTCCGCGGCCTTCGGTGCCGAAGAGGCCGCCGAGCCTCTCACGCGCGATCACGAGCGTGGCAAGGACCGCAAGTCCAAGATCACCTCCGCGCTCGTCGACCCTGCAGAGGCGCTGCGCCTGGCCAAGCAGGAGGTGGCGGACGCCACGTCCGACGCCACCGAGGCCGGCACCACCTCGGGTCGCCCGTTCAACCCGGACGCCGAGAAGGGCCAGCAGTAG
- a CDS encoding NfeD family protein, with protein MDSLWWFVGAMVLGIVEVFTLDLTFAMLAGGAIAGGAAALLGLPWWVCVIIACAVAALLLFSLRPYLLKSIRAKGAVIETNAAALAGAAARSLDEITEFAGRVKLAGEVWSARTQDDAPAIPEGAEVVVLEIRGATAIVAPEKGN; from the coding sequence GTGGACTCTCTGTGGTGGTTCGTAGGAGCGATGGTGCTGGGCATCGTCGAAGTCTTCACGCTGGATCTGACCTTTGCGATGCTCGCTGGCGGCGCGATCGCCGGTGGCGCAGCGGCGCTGCTGGGCCTGCCGTGGTGGGTGTGCGTGATCATCGCGTGCGCGGTGGCCGCCCTGCTGCTGTTCTCGCTCAGGCCCTACCTGCTCAAGTCGATCCGCGCCAAGGGCGCGGTCATCGAGACCAATGCGGCCGCCCTTGCAGGTGCCGCAGCCCGCTCTCTGGACGAGATCACCGAGTTCGCTGGTCGCGTCAAGCTGGCGGGAGAAGTGTGGTCTGCGCGTACCCAGGACGATGCGCCTGCGATCCCCGAGGGGGCCGAGGTCGTCGTGCTCGAAATCAGGGGAGCGACGGCCATCGTCGCGCCCGAGAAGGGGAACTAG
- a CDS encoding ABC transporter ATP-binding protein, with product MTEVLTLEGVSLRRDGNSILSGIDWTVNADERWVVLGPNGAGKTSLVTIASARMHPTEGTVRVLGETLGEADTQDLRTRVGLSSAALADRIPDDETVRDVVMTAAHGVTGRWREEYDTIDEERADALLAAFGMSGFAEREFWTLSEGERKRVQIGRALMTDPELLLLDEPAAGLDLGGREELLAALSELAGDRRSPAMVMVTHHVEEIPTNFTHAMLLRDGAVVASGSLRDTLTSVNLSEAYGMPVRLHAYEGRWTARRG from the coding sequence ATGACTGAGGTGCTGACTCTCGAAGGTGTGAGCCTGCGCCGCGACGGCAATTCCATCCTGTCCGGGATCGACTGGACCGTGAACGCCGACGAGCGCTGGGTGGTGCTCGGGCCCAACGGTGCGGGCAAGACCTCGCTCGTCACGATCGCGTCGGCTCGCATGCATCCCACCGAGGGCACCGTGCGGGTGCTGGGGGAGACGCTCGGCGAGGCTGACACGCAGGACCTGCGCACGCGCGTGGGACTGTCGAGCGCCGCGCTCGCGGACCGCATCCCCGACGACGAGACCGTGCGCGACGTGGTGATGACCGCGGCGCATGGGGTCACGGGACGCTGGCGCGAGGAGTACGACACGATCGACGAGGAGCGGGCCGACGCCCTGCTCGCGGCGTTCGGGATGAGCGGCTTCGCGGAGCGCGAGTTCTGGACGTTGTCGGAGGGCGAGCGCAAGCGCGTCCAGATCGGCCGTGCGCTGATGACCGACCCGGAACTGCTGCTGCTCGATGAGCCGGCCGCCGGTCTTGACCTGGGTGGTCGCGAAGAGCTGCTCGCGGCGCTGTCCGAACTCGCGGGAGACCGACGTTCGCCCGCGATGGTCATGGTGACCCACCACGTCGAAGAGATTCCCACGAACTTCACGCACGCGATGCTGCTGCGTGACGGAGCCGTGGTCGCCAGCGGATCGCTGCGCGACACCCTCACCTCGGTGAATCTGAGCGAGGCATACGGCATGCCCGTGCGGCTCCACGCCTACGAGGGGCGCTGGACGGCTCGTCGCGGCTGA
- the glgA gene encoding glycogen synthase, producing the protein MRADILTREYPPHIYGGAGVHVTELAAVLGQHIDVEVRAFDGPRDDPHVTGYEALGGGVGDPALDVLAHNLPMAKDCEGADLVHSHTWYANMAGHLAAQLHGIPHILSAHSLEPLRPWKAEQLGGGYRVSSWIEQTAYDGADAVIAVSGGMRDDILRSYPSIDPDKVQVIHNGIDVDAWAAPSTDEERAAAAEVVARWGIDPSRPAVVFVGRITRQKGLPHFLRAVEKLPSEVQIVLCAGAPDTKDIAAEVSGLVSKLQERRDGVIWIEEHLPRPQLVAVLDACTAFACPSVYEPLGIVNLEAMAVGLPVVATATGGIPEVVVPGETGTLVPIDQVADGTGTPTDPEAFIDDLAAALADMVSDPERARRMGAAGRERAAEHFSWETIGERTLALYKDILG; encoded by the coding sequence ATGCGAGCCGACATCCTCACCCGTGAATACCCTCCCCACATCTACGGCGGCGCCGGAGTGCACGTCACTGAACTGGCCGCCGTCCTGGGTCAGCACATCGACGTGGAGGTGCGCGCCTTCGATGGCCCACGCGACGATCCGCACGTGACGGGCTACGAGGCACTGGGTGGAGGCGTAGGCGACCCCGCGCTCGACGTCCTGGCGCACAACCTGCCGATGGCGAAGGACTGCGAAGGCGCCGACCTGGTCCACTCCCACACCTGGTACGCGAACATGGCCGGTCACCTCGCCGCACAGCTGCATGGCATCCCGCACATCCTGAGCGCCCACTCCCTCGAGCCGCTCCGGCCGTGGAAGGCTGAGCAGCTCGGCGGCGGCTACCGTGTGTCGTCGTGGATCGAGCAGACCGCCTACGACGGCGCCGATGCGGTGATCGCCGTCTCCGGCGGCATGCGCGACGACATCCTGCGCTCGTACCCGAGCATCGACCCGGACAAGGTGCAGGTCATCCACAACGGCATCGATGTGGACGCCTGGGCGGCGCCGTCGACCGATGAGGAGCGCGCCGCGGCCGCCGAGGTCGTCGCGCGTTGGGGCATCGACCCGTCCCGACCGGCCGTGGTCTTCGTAGGTCGCATCACGCGACAGAAGGGGCTGCCGCACTTCCTGCGCGCCGTCGAGAAGCTCCCGTCCGAGGTGCAGATCGTGCTGTGCGCCGGCGCTCCCGACACCAAGGACATCGCCGCCGAGGTCTCGGGGCTCGTGTCGAAGCTCCAGGAGCGCCGCGACGGCGTGATCTGGATCGAGGAGCACCTGCCGCGCCCGCAGCTGGTCGCTGTGCTCGATGCGTGCACCGCCTTCGCATGCCCGAGCGTCTACGAGCCGCTGGGCATCGTGAACCTCGAGGCGATGGCCGTGGGCCTGCCCGTCGTCGCCACCGCGACCGGCGGCATCCCTGAGGTCGTGGTGCCGGGCGAGACCGGCACGCTCGTGCCCATCGACCAGGTCGCGGACGGCACGGGCACCCCGACGGACCCCGAAGCCTTCATCGACGACCTGGCCGCGGCTCTCGCGGACATGGTGTCGGACCCCGAACGCGCCCGTCGCATGGGTGCCGCAGGCCGTGAACGCGCCGCCGAGCACTTCTCGTGGGAGACCATCGGGGAGCGCACGCTGGCGCTGTACAAGGACATCCTCGGATAG
- the glgC gene encoding glucose-1-phosphate adenylyltransferase yields MSAPKVLAIVLAGGEGKRLMPLTAARAKPAVPFGGTYRLVDFALSNLVNSRYLHIVVLTQYKSHSMDRHIARTWRMSPLLGNYVAPVPAQQRRGKHWYLGSADAIYQTVNIIEDEQPDIVVIVGADHVYRMDFSQMVDKHIETGADFSVAGIRQPKEMADQFGVIDIDKNNPGMIKAFLEKPTDPEGLPDSPGEVLASMGNYVASVGPLLEALKADAENEDSKHDMGGDIVPYFVDKGTCGFYDFVENDVPGSTDRDRDYWRDVGTVDSYYDAHMDLIAVMPIFNVYNHEWPLHQGLITEPPAKFIHSEEGRLGHAADSVVSPGVIVSGATVTGSVLSPGVRLHSWSTVSDSVLLDHVIVNRHAQVHRAILDKNVIVEEGARVGIDRQADIERGYTVTESGITVVAKGTVIKA; encoded by the coding sequence ATGTCAGCGCCGAAAGTACTTGCCATCGTCCTCGCCGGGGGTGAGGGCAAGCGCCTGATGCCCCTCACCGCCGCTCGCGCCAAGCCTGCCGTGCCGTTTGGCGGCACCTACCGACTGGTCGACTTCGCCTTGTCCAACCTGGTGAACTCGCGCTATCTGCACATCGTCGTGCTCACGCAGTACAAGTCGCACTCCATGGACCGCCACATCGCCCGCACCTGGCGCATGTCCCCGCTGCTCGGCAACTACGTGGCCCCTGTGCCCGCTCAGCAGCGCCGCGGCAAGCACTGGTACCTGGGAAGTGCGGACGCGATCTACCAGACCGTCAACATCATCGAGGATGAGCAGCCCGACATCGTCGTCATCGTGGGCGCGGACCACGTCTACCGCATGGACTTCTCGCAGATGGTCGACAAGCACATCGAGACCGGTGCGGACTTCTCCGTGGCTGGCATCCGCCAGCCCAAGGAGATGGCCGACCAGTTCGGCGTCATCGACATCGACAAGAACAACCCGGGCATGATCAAGGCCTTCCTCGAGAAGCCCACGGACCCGGAGGGTCTGCCGGACTCCCCCGGCGAGGTGCTCGCGTCGATGGGCAACTATGTGGCCTCGGTCGGGCCCCTCCTCGAGGCGCTCAAGGCGGATGCCGAGAACGAGGACTCCAAGCACGACATGGGCGGCGACATCGTGCCCTACTTCGTGGACAAGGGCACGTGCGGCTTCTACGACTTCGTCGAAAACGACGTTCCGGGATCGACCGACCGCGATCGCGACTACTGGCGTGATGTGGGAACGGTCGACTCGTACTACGACGCGCACATGGACCTCATCGCCGTCATGCCGATCTTCAACGTGTACAACCACGAGTGGCCGCTGCACCAGGGCCTCATCACCGAGCCGCCCGCGAAGTTCATCCACTCCGAGGAGGGCCGTCTGGGCCACGCCGCCGATTCGGTGGTCTCCCCCGGCGTGATCGTGTCCGGCGCGACCGTCACCGGCTCCGTACTGTCACCTGGAGTGCGCCTGCACTCATGGTCGACCGTGTCGGACTCGGTGCTGCTCGACCACGTCATCGTCAACCGCCATGCGCAGGTGCATCGCGCGATCCTCGACAAGAACGTGATCGTCGAAGAGGGCGCGCGCGTGGGCATCGACCGCCAGGCGGACATCGAGCGCGGGTACACCGTCACCGAGTCAGGCATCACCGTCGTCGCCAAGGGCACCGTGATCAAGGCATGA
- the serB gene encoding phosphoserine phosphatase SerB, with protein MTGRLIVLDVDSTLITAEVIELIARRAGTEAEVAAVTDAAMRGEIDFAESLRQRVATLEGVPDTVFAEVLDEVQFTPGAENLVGTLQSEGWTAALVSGGFAEVVAPLAARLSIERFRANRLETADTRLTGRTVGPVIDRAAKAQALREFCAELGISPADAVAVGDGANDLDMMAAAGLGIAFNAKPLVQSQADIAVNAPRLDAVLEVIER; from the coding sequence ATGACCGGACGGCTCATCGTCCTGGATGTCGATTCCACGCTGATCACCGCCGAGGTCATCGAGCTCATCGCCAGACGCGCGGGCACCGAGGCCGAGGTGGCCGCTGTGACCGATGCCGCCATGCGCGGAGAGATCGACTTCGCCGAGTCGCTGCGTCAGCGTGTCGCCACGCTCGAGGGAGTGCCCGACACGGTGTTCGCCGAGGTGCTCGACGAGGTGCAGTTCACTCCTGGCGCCGAGAATCTGGTGGGCACCCTCCAGTCCGAGGGCTGGACGGCCGCGCTGGTCTCGGGCGGCTTCGCCGAGGTGGTCGCACCGCTCGCCGCACGTCTGAGCATCGAGCGCTTCCGCGCGAACAGGCTCGAGACGGCCGATACGCGCCTCACCGGCCGCACGGTGGGCCCGGTCATCGACCGGGCGGCCAAGGCTCAGGCCCTGCGTGAGTTCTGCGCCGAGCTGGGGATCTCTCCGGCCGATGCGGTGGCGGTGGGCGACGGCGCGAACGACCTGGACATGATGGCAGCGGCGGGGCTGGGCATCGCGTTCAACGCGAAGCCCCTCGTCCAGAGCCAAGCAGACATCGCCGTCAACGCCCCGCGCCTGGACGCCGTCCTGGAGGTCATCGAGCGCTAG
- a CDS encoding SixA phosphatase family protein yields MPTLIIARHAKAEAPAPGLQDMDRTLALIGRKASTKLGEEIAAAGLKPALALVSPATRTQQTWKLMSSSLPDCESRSVDGLYETDVEGLVEIVNAIEGVDTAILVGHEPTSSAAAAFFAGVGSDTTALKRVAHGLPTGTAAVLEFDGSWADLGSRQARMTVVLSGRDV; encoded by the coding sequence ATGCCCACACTGATCATCGCTCGTCACGCCAAGGCCGAGGCCCCCGCTCCTGGTCTGCAGGACATGGACCGCACCCTCGCACTCATCGGCCGCAAGGCGTCCACGAAGCTCGGCGAGGAGATCGCCGCAGCCGGGCTGAAGCCCGCGCTCGCGCTGGTGTCTCCCGCCACGCGCACTCAGCAGACGTGGAAGCTCATGTCCTCGTCGCTCCCGGACTGCGAGAGCCGCTCGGTCGACGGACTGTATGAGACTGATGTCGAGGGTCTGGTGGAGATCGTGAATGCGATCGAGGGCGTCGACACGGCGATCCTCGTGGGACACGAGCCCACCTCCTCGGCCGCCGCAGCGTTCTTCGCTGGGGTCGGTTCCGACACCACCGCGCTCAAGCGCGTCGCGCACGGCCTGCCCACGGGCACCGCCGCCGTTCTCGAGTTCGACGGATCCTGGGCGGACCTCGGCTCGCGTCAGGCCCGCATGACCGTGGTGCTGTCCGGCCGCGACGTCTGA
- the fabI gene encoding enoyl-ACP reductase FabI: MGMLDGKNILVTGVLTEGSIAFEVARLCQDQGATVVLTGMGRTLKITQAMGRRLPAAAPVVELDVTNPDHLAALADQVREHVPHLDGVVHSIGFAPQSVMGGNFMSGEWEDVATAMHISAYSLKALAQAALPLMTQGGSIVGLTFDGRFAWPVYDWMGVAKASFEAVSRYLARDLGPQGIRCNLVSAGPIKTTAARHIPGFDQMESVWAERAPLGWDSEATEPTARAVTALLSDWFPATTGEMIHVDGGVHAMGQ; this comes from the coding sequence ATGGGCATGCTTGATGGCAAGAACATTCTGGTGACCGGCGTCCTCACGGAGGGGTCGATCGCGTTCGAGGTGGCACGGCTGTGCCAGGACCAGGGCGCGACGGTGGTCCTGACCGGCATGGGACGCACCCTCAAGATCACCCAGGCGATGGGTCGCCGGCTGCCGGCGGCCGCGCCCGTGGTCGAACTCGACGTCACGAATCCGGATCACCTCGCGGCGCTCGCGGACCAGGTGCGCGAGCACGTGCCGCACCTGGACGGCGTGGTGCACTCGATCGGCTTCGCTCCGCAGTCCGTCATGGGCGGGAACTTCATGTCGGGGGAGTGGGAGGACGTCGCGACCGCGATGCACATCTCCGCGTACTCTCTCAAGGCCCTCGCGCAGGCGGCGCTGCCTCTCATGACTCAGGGCGGCTCGATCGTGGGACTGACCTTCGACGGTCGCTTCGCGTGGCCGGTCTACGACTGGATGGGCGTGGCGAAGGCCTCGTTCGAGGCCGTCAGCCGGTACCTGGCGCGCGACCTCGGTCCCCAGGGGATCCGCTGCAACCTAGTCTCCGCCGGCCCGATCAAGACCACGGCCGCGCGCCACATCCCTGGCTTCGACCAGATGGAGAGCGTGTGGGCGGAGCGCGCACCGCTCGGCTGGGACTCCGAGGCGACTGAGCCGACCGCACGCGCAGTCACCGCGCTGCTCAGCGATTGGTTCCCCGCGACCACCGGCGAGATGATTCACGTCGACGGCGGCGTCCACGCGATGGGACAGTAG
- a CDS encoding uracil-xanthine permease family protein, with protein sequence MSMMSWTLHRDGKSIAPDGAVRPRERLTWPRTIGIGAQHVLAMFGSTFIVPVLTGFPPTATIFFSAVGTVIFLLITGNRLPSYVGSSFAFIAPITAAMGAGGMGVALGGLVMTGLLLALVGVVVHVSGTRWIELTMPPVVTGAIVMLIGLNLAPAAWGMVQESLGTALVSGVAVVLITVLFRGILGRLSILLGTAVGCLVAALRGEYDLTGVSQASWVGLPDFHAPEFDLSVLAMFVPVLFVLIAENIGHVKSVAAMTGDDLDPITGRALLADGVATTVAGLGGGSGTTTYAENIGVMAATRVYSTAAYWFAALFALLLSLSPKFGALIAATPPGVLGGLATVLFGMIAVLGARIWAQGSVDFGNPVNLMPAGIALIIGAADYTWTAGDMTFGGIVLGTAAALVTYHLMAAVTRWRGADQAVASPAYVAGDHGAGDAEPAEQTR encoded by the coding sequence ATGAGCATGATGTCCTGGACCCTGCATCGCGACGGCAAGTCCATCGCCCCCGACGGCGCCGTGCGCCCACGAGAGCGCCTCACGTGGCCGCGCACCATCGGCATCGGCGCTCAGCACGTGCTCGCGATGTTCGGTTCCACGTTCATCGTGCCGGTGCTGACCGGCTTCCCTCCCACCGCGACGATCTTCTTCTCCGCAGTGGGCACCGTCATCTTCCTGCTGATCACGGGCAACAGGCTGCCGTCGTACGTCGGCTCGAGCTTCGCCTTCATCGCTCCCATCACCGCCGCGATGGGTGCGGGCGGCATGGGCGTCGCGCTGGGCGGCCTCGTGATGACCGGGCTGCTCCTGGCCCTCGTCGGCGTGGTCGTGCACGTCTCCGGGACCCGGTGGATCGAGCTCACAATGCCGCCGGTCGTCACCGGCGCGATCGTGATGCTCATCGGCCTCAACCTCGCGCCCGCCGCCTGGGGCATGGTGCAGGAGTCGTTGGGCACCGCCCTCGTGTCGGGGGTCGCCGTGGTGCTCATCACGGTGCTGTTCCGCGGCATCCTCGGCCGGCTGTCCATCCTGCTCGGCACGGCCGTCGGCTGCCTCGTCGCCGCGCTGCGGGGCGAGTACGACCTGACGGGCGTCTCGCAGGCCTCCTGGGTGGGGCTCCCCGACTTCCATGCGCCCGAGTTCGACCTGTCAGTGCTGGCGATGTTCGTGCCGGTGCTGTTCGTGCTGATCGCCGAGAACATCGGCCACGTGAAGTCCGTCGCCGCCATGACGGGCGACGACCTCGACCCGATCACCGGACGCGCGCTTCTCGCGGACGGCGTCGCGACCACCGTGGCCGGCCTCGGCGGCGGATCGGGCACCACGACGTACGCCGAGAACATCGGTGTGATGGCGGCGACCCGGGTGTACTCGACCGCCGCGTACTGGTTCGCCGCGCTGTTCGCGCTGCTGCTGAGCCTGTCGCCCAAGTTCGGCGCGCTCATCGCGGCGACCCCTCCCGGCGTGCTGGGCGGCCTCGCGACGGTCCTGTTCGGCATGATCGCGGTGCTCGGCGCCCGCATCTGGGCCCAGGGCTCCGTCGACTTCGGCAACCCGGTGAACCTGATGCCGGCCGGCATCGCGCTCATCATCGGTGCGGCGGACTACACCTGGACCGCCGGGGACATGACCTTCGGCGGCATCGTGCTGGGTACGGCGGCCGCCCTCGTGACCTATCACCTGATGGCGGCCGTGACCCGCTGGCGCGGCGCCGACCAGGCCGTGGCCTCGCCCGCCTACGTGGCGGGCGACCATGGAGCCGGCGACGCCGAGCCCGCGGAGCAGACCCGCTAG
- the fabG gene encoding 3-oxoacyl-ACP reductase FabG, giving the protein MTRHVLVTGANRGIGRAIAESFVAAGFTVSSIHRSGELPEGVDGAIADITDTDAVNAAFDALEERHGRVEVLVANAGITRDGLLMRMSDEDFETVLDTNLTGTFRCVRRATQSMVRQRFGRIVLVGSVVGLMGNPGQVNYSASKSALVGMARSITREVGARGITANVIAPGFITTDMTDDLGADLVKQYEANIPAKRFGSTDDVAAAALYLASDGAGYVSGAVIPVDGGLGMGH; this is encoded by the coding sequence ATGACTCGACACGTCCTCGTCACCGGGGCGAACCGCGGCATCGGCCGCGCGATCGCCGAATCCTTCGTCGCCGCCGGCTTCACGGTGAGTTCGATCCATCGCAGCGGCGAACTGCCCGAGGGCGTCGACGGCGCCATCGCGGACATCACCGACACCGACGCCGTGAACGCCGCCTTCGACGCGCTCGAGGAGCGCCACGGCCGCGTCGAGGTGCTCGTCGCCAACGCGGGCATCACGCGCGACGGGCTCCTCATGCGCATGTCGGACGAGGACTTCGAGACGGTCCTCGACACGAACCTCACGGGCACCTTCCGGTGCGTGCGGCGCGCCACGCAGTCGATGGTGCGCCAGCGCTTCGGTCGGATCGTGCTCGTCGGCTCGGTGGTGGGCCTCATGGGCAACCCGGGACAGGTCAACTACTCGGCGTCCAAGTCCGCACTCGTGGGCATGGCGAGGTCGATCACGCGCGAGGTCGGCGCCCGCGGCATCACCGCGAACGTGATCGCGCCCGGCTTCATCACGACGGACATGACGGACGACCTGGGCGCGGACCTCGTCAAGCAGTACGAGGCGAACATCCCCGCCAAGCGCTTCGGCAGCACCGATGACGTCGCCGCGGCCGCGCTGTACCTCGCCTCCGACGGCGCGGGCTACGTCTCAGGGGCCGTGATCCCGGTCGACGGCGGCCTGGGCATGGGTCACTGA
- a CDS encoding SURF1 family protein: MPSARHPSVMRIVLTMAIALSVAAVAVMLGFWQYGRHVERADAVADFEAAADLGPVEVGEVAPRGATALPSGTQWRTVTATGIVDPGSLTVLRTRPVESTPAWQYLAWLDTDDGRSFLVDLGWIRQPGPTEDPAVPDLDATQRVTVTAVLREWEPDDGKGAGDSITRITPAQLPEPAGDPVPGYGMLREICDDGGCAETPVGAPVPLPELSVGPHLSYAWQWWLFAAMAPAGGILLLRRDRLVADERTADERIADGSPLADGAGAPLPPPTAVSAPREPARASAASRRRRKGPSDEEIEDAL; this comes from the coding sequence GTGCCTTCCGCCCGCCACCCCAGCGTGATGCGCATCGTCCTCACGATGGCGATCGCGCTGTCCGTCGCTGCCGTCGCCGTGATGCTCGGCTTCTGGCAGTACGGACGTCACGTCGAGAGGGCCGATGCCGTCGCGGACTTCGAGGCGGCCGCGGACCTCGGCCCGGTGGAGGTGGGCGAGGTGGCCCCCCGGGGCGCGACGGCGCTCCCGTCGGGCACGCAATGGCGGACGGTCACCGCCACCGGCATCGTCGACCCGGGCTCGCTGACCGTGCTGCGCACGCGGCCGGTGGAGAGCACTCCCGCGTGGCAGTACCTCGCATGGCTCGACACGGACGACGGCCGATCGTTCCTCGTGGACCTGGGCTGGATCCGCCAGCCGGGCCCCACCGAGGACCCCGCCGTGCCCGACCTCGACGCGACACAGCGCGTCACCGTGACGGCGGTGCTGCGCGAGTGGGAGCCCGACGACGGCAAGGGCGCAGGAGACAGCATCACGCGCATCACGCCCGCCCAGCTGCCCGAGCCCGCCGGCGATCCCGTCCCGGGCTACGGCATGCTCCGCGAGATCTGCGACGACGGCGGCTGCGCCGAGACCCCTGTGGGCGCCCCGGTGCCCCTGCCCGAACTGTCCGTGGGTCCCCACCTGTCCTACGCGTGGCAGTGGTGGCTGTTCGCCGCGATGGCCCCGGCAGGCGGCATCCTGCTGCTGCGCCGCGATCGCCTCGTCGCTGATGAACGGACGGCGGACGAGCGGATCGCGGACGGAAGCCCCCTCGCGGACGGCGCCGGTGCGCCCCTGCCGCCGCCGACCGCGGTGAGCGCGCCGCGCGAGCCCGCCCGCGCATCGGCCGCATCCCGGCGTCGCCGCAAGGGCCCCTCCGACGAGGAGATCGAGGACGCGCTCTAG